One part of the Maridesulfovibrio bastinii DSM 16055 genome encodes these proteins:
- a CDS encoding glycosyltransferase: protein MPGRSVPVFCYHAVCKEDGHSPEVFASHLDAMLEMGYRTITARHLYEICMGRRPVDGKYVVLTFDDCHISNWIHAVPLLQERGMTGIFFACTDFIVPGPVRSMSQFPALMSVRNSFINAFSKKDYSQFMNEDELKALVHDKGMEVYSHTCRHQPCFTDMRNRNDFSEKSHWSAWAVYGEKISGVPVYRAGSAYAYNGFWPVFEDGRVSFKRRSDEERREFCRDEFSRSYEVAKKINGQSVQFLCWPWGHFDNLSMSVAAQCGYQGTFTLERTANVFGTNPMRINRIGVGRQKKADWIKKRLNMYSHEISARLCFKFFNKKNDISKVLYITDSGKNSGGSRQLVNSAAAMISSGVEVMAVLPPGAALAPELQKIGVEVVTLENFKNFLGAGLILAELIQDAGVDVVHTFHNRAVKAVCVAKCLCLASGFKFKAFFNRGVIYKPNPLAPLFALIGNGYISNSEKCRQVLRKSFVPEKRVHIAFNSFAAEDVAYDRNSAVTVVYAGNGGHAKGADVFAKCVERLLKMADCENIRFIAVGVGDKNVLKPFVSAEALERIEFPGFVAHEKVTEILGRAHIYVMSSRQESMPNTLIEAFNAGLAAVCTDAGGTSELVKDGVNGFICPVEDDKSLSEKILRLINDPELRQKMGRINRKIVRERLDTASKAMNLLHIYSSKPGDKPIIPDLDIESLINNK, encoded by the coding sequence ATGCCTGGAAGAAGTGTCCCGGTATTTTGTTATCATGCTGTTTGTAAAGAAGACGGGCATAGCCCTGAAGTTTTTGCCTCACACCTCGATGCCATGCTTGAGATGGGCTACCGCACCATTACCGCACGGCATCTTTATGAAATCTGCATGGGCAGAAGGCCCGTTGATGGCAAATATGTTGTTCTTACCTTTGATGACTGCCATATAAGCAATTGGATTCACGCTGTTCCTCTTTTACAGGAAAGGGGAATGACCGGGATCTTTTTTGCCTGTACTGATTTTATAGTTCCGGGTCCCGTGAGGAGCATGTCTCAGTTCCCGGCTTTAATGTCTGTCCGTAATTCATTTATAAATGCTTTTTCGAAAAAAGATTATTCGCAGTTTATGAATGAGGATGAGTTGAAGGCCCTTGTCCATGATAAGGGAATGGAAGTCTATTCGCATACCTGCCGACACCAGCCCTGTTTTACCGATATGAGAAACAGGAATGATTTCAGTGAAAAAAGTCACTGGTCTGCATGGGCTGTTTACGGTGAAAAAATAAGCGGAGTGCCGGTATACAGGGCCGGTAGTGCCTATGCTTACAATGGTTTCTGGCCTGTTTTTGAGGATGGACGGGTCTCTTTTAAAAGACGCAGTGATGAAGAAAGACGTGAATTCTGCCGTGATGAATTTTCACGCTCGTATGAAGTTGCCAAAAAAATTAATGGACAGAGTGTTCAGTTTCTCTGCTGGCCATGGGGACATTTTGATAATCTTTCCATGTCCGTTGCGGCCCAGTGCGGATATCAGGGAACATTTACCCTTGAACGCACGGCCAATGTTTTCGGCACAAACCCCATGCGTATAAACAGGATCGGGGTGGGGCGTCAGAAAAAGGCAGACTGGATAAAGAAACGTCTGAACATGTATTCTCACGAAATCTCAGCCCGGCTGTGCTTTAAATTTTTTAATAAGAAAAATGATATCAGCAAAGTCCTTTATATAACCGACTCCGGTAAAAATTCAGGTGGAAGCCGTCAGCTTGTGAACAGTGCCGCGGCTATGATTTCCAGCGGAGTTGAGGTTATGGCCGTGCTCCCTCCTGGTGCCGCCCTTGCTCCTGAACTCCAAAAAATTGGAGTTGAAGTCGTCACACTTGAAAATTTCAAAAATTTTCTCGGGGCAGGGCTTATTCTTGCTGAACTGATACAGGATGCAGGAGTTGATGTTGTTCACACATTCCACAACCGTGCGGTAAAAGCTGTTTGTGTTGCAAAATGTTTGTGTCTGGCTTCCGGATTTAAATTCAAGGCATTTTTCAATAGAGGAGTTATCTATAAACCCAATCCTCTTGCTCCGTTATTTGCTTTGATAGGTAACGGGTACATCAGCAATTCTGAAAAATGTCGCCAAGTTCTGCGCAAAAGTTTTGTCCCCGAAAAAAGAGTCCATATTGCTTTTAATTCATTTGCTGCCGAAGATGTCGCATATGATAGAAATTCAGCCGTGACAGTTGTTTATGCAGGTAATGGCGGACATGCAAAAGGAGCTGATGTTTTTGCAAAATGTGTGGAACGGTTGCTGAAAATGGCAGATTGCGAAAATATCCGTTTTATAGCTGTAGGTGTTGGAGATAAAAATGTGCTGAAGCCTTTTGTCTCAGCCGAAGCTCTTGAAAGAATAGAATTTCCTGGTTTTGTGGCCCACGAAAAAGTTACAGAAATTCTTGGACGTGCGCACATATATGTAATGAGTTCACGGCAGGAGAGTATGCCGAATACCCTTATAGAGGCTTTCAATGCCGGTCTTGCCGCTGTCTGTACTGATGCCGGCGGGACATCTGAACTGGTTAAAGACGGGGTTAACGGCTTCATCTGTCCGGTTGAAGATGATAAGTCACTTTCTGAAAAGATTCTCAGGTTGATAAATGATCCTGAATTGCGCCAAAAGATGGGCAGAATAAATCGTAAAATTGTCAGGGAGCGTCTGGACACCGCATCCAAGGCCATGAATCTGCTTCATATCTACAGTTCAAAACCGGGTGACAAACCGATTATTCCTGATCTTGATATTGAAAGTCTTATCAACAATAAGTAG
- a CDS encoding amino acid ABC transporter permease yields the protein MINRYLEKEWFQYLCLAVIAGAFIYYFGWVFNFGYKFDWSVLFTKNATYGQVFGKMLLTGLQKTIIITILSSIIALGLGIVFGLGRLSQFKPVNWFSTCYVEFFRNTPLLVQLFFWYFALPVGLPEAARDFLFDRNYEMIAATVGLGIYTSSFMAEIIRAGIQSIPKGLLEASYSSGLSPFQTLTKIILPLAFRSIIPPLGSEFLNNMKNSSLAMVVGVAELCWSSQQIESLTFKGFEATTAATVLYLSLSLIIAGILNLVNFKMQIIPQQLKTTKHLIADAFFWPVTSIFSLCSKASRKFFRKRQEDFNLTRTQAMRRAVLHTTAKVFSFIWKAVFIIFIASVIIAAGIGISHFNFGVIRDNFMTLLIWRFPNGGPNEVLWGLGGLSYSILMSIIAIVVSFIIGLVVGVARTSKNKLFLIPSTLYIEIIRGNPLIMVIFWVYFFVPILTDTYLDVFWSATIALTIFTGAYLGEIVRSGIQNLPVGQFEAAASTGLTYFQTMRKIIIPQALKQMLPAIVGQFITIFKDSSLAYVIGVLELTFVAQGINNRLMIYPFEIYTTIAALYFICCYLMSIVARRLERKLSTDTFRLQM from the coding sequence ATGATCAATAGATATCTTGAAAAAGAGTGGTTTCAATACCTTTGTCTGGCCGTAATCGCCGGAGCCTTTATTTATTATTTCGGCTGGGTGTTCAACTTCGGTTATAAGTTTGACTGGTCAGTTCTTTTTACCAAGAACGCTACTTATGGTCAGGTTTTCGGTAAAATGCTTTTAACAGGGCTGCAGAAAACCATAATCATAACAATTTTAAGTTCCATCATAGCCCTTGGCCTTGGAATTGTTTTCGGTCTTGGAAGACTTTCGCAGTTTAAGCCTGTGAACTGGTTCAGCACCTGCTATGTCGAATTTTTCAGAAACACACCTCTGCTGGTACAGCTCTTTTTCTGGTATTTTGCACTGCCTGTCGGACTGCCTGAAGCGGCTCGAGATTTTCTGTTCGATCGTAATTATGAAATGATAGCAGCAACAGTCGGACTGGGTATCTATACGAGTTCGTTCATGGCTGAAATCATAAGAGCGGGTATTCAGTCTATCCCCAAAGGGCTTCTGGAAGCATCTTATTCCTCCGGCTTAAGCCCTTTTCAGACCCTGACAAAAATTATCCTCCCCCTTGCCTTCAGATCAATTATCCCCCCGCTTGGAAGTGAATTTCTAAATAACATGAAAAACTCTTCGCTGGCCATGGTTGTTGGCGTGGCGGAACTCTGCTGGTCTTCACAGCAGATAGAATCTCTCACTTTTAAAGGGTTCGAAGCGACAACCGCAGCAACAGTTCTCTATCTCAGTCTTTCTCTTATTATCGCGGGCATTTTGAATCTTGTTAACTTTAAGATGCAGATTATACCGCAGCAGCTTAAAACTACTAAACATCTGATAGCGGATGCTTTTTTCTGGCCTGTTACATCTATTTTTTCCCTCTGTTCCAAAGCCAGCCGAAAGTTTTTTCGCAAAAGGCAGGAAGACTTCAACCTTACCCGCACTCAGGCCATGCGCAGAGCTGTACTGCATACTACTGCAAAAGTTTTCTCTTTTATCTGGAAGGCTGTTTTCATTATCTTTATTGCTTCGGTAATAATTGCAGCCGGAATCGGCATTTCCCATTTTAATTTCGGAGTAATTCGTGACAACTTCATGACTCTGCTGATCTGGAGATTTCCTAACGGTGGCCCCAATGAGGTTTTATGGGGACTCGGTGGATTGTCATATTCAATCTTGATGTCGATTATTGCCATCGTGGTCAGCTTCATCATAGGTCTGGTTGTGGGCGTTGCCAGAACATCAAAGAACAAACTCTTTCTTATCCCAAGCACTCTGTATATTGAAATTATCCGAGGAAACCCCCTGATTATGGTTATTTTCTGGGTATATTTCTTTGTGCCTATTTTAACCGATACTTATCTCGATGTTTTCTGGAGTGCGACCATAGCTCTGACTATTTTTACCGGTGCATATCTTGGTGAAATTGTGCGAAGCGGTATTCAGAACCTTCCCGTGGGACAGTTTGAAGCTGCTGCAAGTACTGGTCTCACCTATTTTCAGACCATGAGGAAAATTATCATTCCTCAGGCTCTCAAACAGATGCTTCCTGCTATTGTCGGCCAGTTTATCACAATTTTTAAAGACTCTTCCCTTGCTTATGTTATTGGTGTTCTTGAGCTTACCTTTGTTGCTCAGGGTATAAATAACAGGCTCATGATTTATCCTTTTGAAATTTACACAACTATCGCAGCATTGTATTTTATCTGTTGCTACCTTATGAGCATCGTGGCAAGACGCCTTGAGCGGAAGTTGTCCACCGATACTTTCCGCCTGCAAATGTAA
- a CDS encoding ABC transporter substrate-binding protein, producing MKKLMMLGLAAALVLSVAASAVAGATYDKVMKEKVVRAGLMTDSIPGGFYNEKKEWVGLDVDIAKEIAKRLGCKIEMVPVNNKTRISFLQTGRIDMSLSNMTHKRERDKSIDFSITYFFDGQKMLAPKGKFHSLKDFVGKRVAVQQGTTSEINVKNLLLSLGDKAPKVISFQKEPECFQALQMGRVDAWSTDSTILLGYAAQVPGKYELVGDFFSNEPYGIGLPQDDSAWRDLINFTIQDMWKDGTYKELYNKWYGPDTKYYFPLTEKIEMWP from the coding sequence ATGAAGAAGTTGATGATGCTTGGTCTTGCAGCCGCTCTTGTTCTGAGTGTTGCCGCGAGCGCAGTGGCTGGTGCTACTTATGACAAAGTTATGAAGGAAAAAGTTGTACGTGCCGGTCTCATGACCGACTCTATTCCCGGTGGTTTCTACAACGAAAAGAAAGAATGGGTTGGTCTTGACGTTGATATCGCAAAAGAAATTGCAAAACGTCTCGGATGCAAAATTGAAATGGTTCCTGTAAACAACAAGACCCGTATCAGCTTCCTTCAGACCGGTCGCATTGACATGTCTCTTTCCAACATGACCCACAAGCGTGAACGTGACAAATCCATCGATTTTTCAATTACTTATTTCTTTGATGGTCAGAAAATGCTTGCTCCTAAAGGCAAATTCCACAGCCTCAAAGACTTTGTAGGCAAAAGAGTTGCTGTTCAGCAGGGCACAACTTCTGAAATCAATGTTAAAAATCTTCTGCTGAGCCTTGGTGACAAAGCTCCTAAAGTTATTTCCTTCCAGAAAGAACCCGAATGCTTTCAGGCTCTCCAGATGGGTCGTGTAGATGCATGGTCCACAGACTCCACAATTCTTCTTGGATATGCAGCTCAGGTTCCCGGAAAGTATGAACTCGTTGGTGATTTCTTCTCCAACGAACCTTACGGTATTGGTCTTCCTCAGGATGATTCCGCATGGCGCGATCTGATCAACTTCACTATTCAGGATATGTGGAAAGACGGAACCTACAAAGAACTTTACAACAAATGGTACGGTCCTGACACCAAGTACTACTTCCCGCTTACTGAAAAGATTGAAATGTGGCCTTAG
- a CDS encoding amino acid ABC transporter ATP-binding protein, producing MIKFKGVNKFYGEYHALRELNLHIKQGEVVVVCGPSGSGKSTMIRCINRLEPIQEGIIEVEGTDVNGPRVNLPLLRAEIGFVFQQFNLYPHMTVLENITLAPTMVRGMRTKEANELAMELLSKVNIPDKAGFYPAQLSGGQQQRVAIARGLAMRPHIMLFDEPTSALDPEMINEVLDVMKALAREGMTMVCVTHEMGFAREVADRVLFMDEGTLIEENTPDEFFKNPQHERSKLFLSKILAH from the coding sequence GTGATAAAATTTAAAGGTGTAAATAAGTTTTACGGCGAATACCATGCGCTGAGGGAACTGAATCTTCATATTAAACAGGGCGAAGTTGTAGTTGTGTGCGGACCTTCAGGTTCTGGTAAAAGTACAATGATTCGTTGCATTAACAGGCTTGAGCCTATTCAGGAAGGGATAATCGAAGTTGAGGGAACAGATGTTAACGGCCCGAGGGTCAACCTTCCTTTGTTAAGAGCTGAGATAGGATTTGTTTTTCAGCAGTTCAATCTTTATCCCCATATGACAGTTCTGGAAAATATTACTCTGGCTCCAACCATGGTTAGAGGAATGAGAACCAAAGAAGCAAATGAGCTCGCCATGGAACTGCTTTCAAAAGTTAATATCCCTGATAAAGCCGGTTTCTATCCCGCCCAGTTGTCCGGAGGGCAGCAGCAGCGTGTGGCCATAGCCCGCGGTCTTGCAATGCGTCCGCATATCATGCTTTTTGATGAGCCAACTTCCGCACTCGATCCGGAAATGATTAACGAGGTTCTGGATGTAATGAAAGCATTGGCTAGAGAAGGCATGACTATGGTATGCGTAACTCACGAAATGGGGTTTGCCAGAGAAGTTGCCGACAGGGTTCTTTTTATGGACGAGGGAACACTTATTGAAGAAAACACACCTGACGAATTTTTCAAAAACCCGCAGCATGAGCGTTCCAAACTGTTCCTCAGCAAGATTCTTGCTCATTGA
- a CDS encoding sigma-54-dependent transcriptional regulator, producing the protein MPENTLLFIADPQSVTSVFSPLKEAGFEAGLADNLNGAINFIKKSNPCLIFTRPIMQGYSAQALLAEAVNIENFPPVIIFSRNGSADEAQKFMELGARDYWLEPLSWEKIKLMLPEKRASEPDSSAEHKSSSPQPSKGTQGKFQIIGKHPAVLRVLALAKQVAKSKATVLISGESGTGKEMFARFLHHHSDRIDKPFVAINCAALPEHLLESELFGHEKGAFTGAISRKLGKFELASGGTILLDEITEMDMGLQAKLLRVLQEGQIDRVGGVETTNVDVRILATTNRDLEETVKEGKFRQDLYYRLNVIPLKLPPLCKRGEDVMLLAKFFVDRYCSDYGLSPLEFSAEAKSWMLGYEWPGNVRELQNLMERAVLLAGAGPIMPMHFLNDPEAWMPESEATSVLQDGAVSGTESQISGQAQFSPSSGVIPIAEMEKQLIIQSLDQTSGNRTKAAELLGISVRTLRNKLNDYKKDGLEL; encoded by the coding sequence ATGCCTGAGAATACTCTATTATTCATAGCTGATCCCCAGTCTGTCACTTCGGTTTTTTCCCCGCTCAAAGAAGCCGGGTTTGAAGCCGGACTTGCCGACAACCTGAACGGTGCTATAAATTTCATAAAAAAATCAAATCCGTGTCTAATCTTTACCAGACCGATAATGCAGGGATACTCAGCCCAGGCACTTCTTGCCGAGGCGGTGAATATTGAAAATTTCCCGCCGGTAATCATCTTCTCCCGCAACGGCTCTGCCGATGAAGCCCAGAAATTTATGGAGCTTGGGGCCAGAGATTACTGGCTTGAGCCGCTCTCGTGGGAAAAAATCAAGTTGATGCTCCCTGAAAAAAGAGCCTCAGAACCGGATTCGAGCGCAGAGCATAAAAGCAGCTCCCCACAACCCAGCAAGGGAACTCAGGGCAAATTTCAGATAATTGGAAAACATCCTGCGGTACTCAGGGTTCTTGCCCTTGCCAAGCAAGTGGCGAAATCCAAAGCAACAGTTCTTATTTCCGGGGAATCAGGAACCGGTAAAGAAATGTTCGCCCGTTTCCTGCACCACCATTCGGATAGAATTGATAAACCCTTTGTAGCTATAAACTGTGCCGCCCTGCCGGAGCACCTCCTTGAATCAGAACTTTTCGGCCATGAAAAAGGCGCTTTCACCGGTGCAATAAGCCGTAAGCTCGGCAAATTTGAGCTGGCTTCAGGTGGAACAATACTGCTCGATGAAATCACTGAAATGGACATGGGATTGCAGGCAAAACTGCTCAGAGTTCTTCAGGAAGGGCAGATAGACCGGGTCGGTGGAGTTGAAACTACAAATGTAGATGTCCGTATTCTGGCAACTACCAACCGCGACCTTGAAGAAACAGTAAAAGAAGGAAAATTCAGGCAGGACCTCTACTACCGCCTGAATGTTATTCCACTCAAGCTCCCTCCACTCTGCAAACGTGGTGAGGATGTGATGCTGCTGGCTAAATTTTTTGTGGACCGCTACTGCTCCGATTACGGTCTGAGTCCTCTCGAATTTTCAGCTGAGGCTAAAAGCTGGATGCTCGGTTACGAATGGCCGGGAAACGTTCGTGAACTTCAGAACCTTATGGAAAGGGCTGTTCTTCTCGCCGGAGCAGGGCCAATTATGCCCATGCATTTCCTTAATGACCCGGAAGCATGGATGCCGGAATCCGAGGCGACTTCTGTTTTACAGGATGGAGCTGTTTCCGGAACAGAATCACAGATTTCAGGGCAGGCACAATTTTCACCGTCATCAGGAGTCATCCCCATCGCCGAGATGGAAAAACAACTGATAATTCAAAGCCTCGACCAGACCTCCGGCAACAGAACAAAAGCCGCAGAATTGCTGGGAATATCTGTCAGAACCTTACGGAACAAGCTTAACGATTACAAAAAAGACGGGCTTGAGCTATAA
- the serS gene encoding serine--tRNA ligase, whose translation MLDLKFVQNNLDEVKASLEKRNSNLDVNEFRELDNRRKELLQEVESLKAERNSTSGDIAKIKREGGDASEIISRMGELSGKIKALDEDLRDIESAESKWLASVPNIPHESVPVGKDENDNPVERYWGEKPEFDFTPREHWDLAVELGGVDFERAAKLTGARFAVLKKWGAKLERALTAFMIDIQTNEHGYQEIIPPYIVNRDSLFGTGQLPKFEEDLFKVEGLDYFMIPTAEVPLTNLHRDEVLDEEDLSVKYCAPTPCFRSEAGSYGKDTKGLIRQHQFHKVEMVRFAHPDNSFDDLEEMTANAEEILKRLNLHYRVITLCTGDMGFTSRKTYDLEVWLPGQDKYREISSCSNCGDFQARRANIRFKPKSGKKSFFVHTLNGSGLAVGRTFVAVVENYQQKDGSIVVPEALRPYMGGMEVITAE comes from the coding sequence ATGCTCGATTTGAAGTTTGTACAAAATAATCTGGATGAAGTTAAAGCCAGTCTTGAAAAAAGAAATTCAAACCTTGATGTCAACGAGTTCCGTGAGCTTGACAACAGGCGCAAAGAGCTTTTGCAGGAAGTTGAATCATTAAAGGCTGAACGCAATTCAACATCCGGTGATATTGCTAAAATTAAACGCGAAGGCGGAGATGCCAGCGAAATTATATCCCGTATGGGTGAGCTTTCAGGAAAAATCAAGGCTCTTGATGAAGATCTGAGAGATATTGAAAGTGCTGAAAGCAAGTGGCTTGCCTCAGTACCTAATATTCCCCATGAATCTGTTCCTGTGGGTAAAGATGAAAATGATAACCCTGTTGAAAGATACTGGGGAGAAAAACCTGAATTTGATTTTACACCTCGTGAACACTGGGATCTTGCCGTAGAACTTGGTGGTGTTGATTTTGAACGTGCCGCAAAGCTTACAGGGGCCAGATTTGCCGTCCTTAAAAAATGGGGCGCAAAACTTGAACGTGCTTTGACTGCTTTTATGATTGATATTCAGACAAATGAGCACGGCTATCAGGAGATTATTCCTCCCTATATCGTCAACCGTGATTCACTTTTTGGAACAGGCCAGCTTCCTAAATTTGAGGAAGACCTATTTAAAGTAGAAGGACTTGATTATTTCATGATTCCTACGGCAGAGGTTCCACTCACAAATCTGCATCGTGATGAAGTGCTTGATGAAGAAGATCTTTCCGTAAAATATTGTGCTCCCACTCCCTGTTTTCGTTCGGAAGCCGGTTCATACGGCAAGGATACCAAAGGCCTGATAAGGCAGCACCAGTTCCATAAAGTTGAAATGGTGCGCTTTGCACATCCTGATAATTCTTTTGATGATCTTGAAGAGATGACAGCCAATGCGGAAGAAATTCTGAAACGCCTGAATCTGCATTACAGGGTCATTACCCTCTGCACCGGAGATATGGGATTCACTTCCAGAAAGACCTATGACCTTGAAGTCTGGCTGCCCGGACAGGATAAGTATCGCGAGATATCTTCATGCTCCAACTGCGGAGACTTTCAGGCCCGCCGTGCCAACATCCGCTTTAAACCCAAAAGTGGTAAGAAAAGCTTTTTTGTACACACTCTTAATGGTTCCGGCCTTGCTGTCGGCAGAACATTTGTTGCCGTTGTCGAGAACTATCAGCAGAAAGACGGTTCAATCGTTGTTCCGGAAGCTTTGCGTCCTTACATGGGTGGTATGGAAGTTATCACAGCAGAATAG
- a CDS encoding rubrerythrin family protein: MSKTLQNLKDAFAGESQANRKYLAFAKKAEDEGHTQAAKLFRAAAEAETIHAHSHLRMMKGINSTADNLKEAIEGETYEFKTMYPEMIEDAKAEDERAAARYFDFANQAEECHANLYTKALESLEKPEEVTYYVCSVCGHIHEGKPEDKCPICNAPAKSYFEVK; the protein is encoded by the coding sequence ATGAGCAAGACTCTTCAGAATCTTAAAGACGCTTTCGCAGGTGAATCACAGGCTAACCGTAAATACCTCGCTTTTGCTAAAAAGGCAGAAGACGAAGGACATACACAGGCAGCAAAACTTTTCCGTGCAGCAGCTGAAGCAGAGACAATCCACGCCCATTCACATCTGCGCATGATGAAAGGCATCAACTCCACTGCTGACAACCTCAAGGAAGCCATTGAAGGCGAAACCTATGAGTTCAAAACCATGTACCCTGAGATGATTGAGGATGCAAAGGCTGAAGATGAAAGAGCAGCAGCAAGATATTTCGATTTTGCAAATCAGGCTGAAGAATGCCATGCCAACCTCTACACAAAAGCTCTTGAATCCCTTGAGAAGCCCGAAGAAGTAACCTACTACGTATGCAGCGTTTGCGGTCACATTCACGAAGGAAAACCTGAAGACAAGTGTCCTATCTGTAACGCTCCTGCAAAAAGCTACTTCGAAGTTAAATAA
- a CDS encoding flagellar assembly protein FliX, producing the protein MMKIRSDQVDALQQQEQGNKTKKVKGASFGEFLDQEVEQTQASASQTATSVPGLQAINPLLNLNMVENVKSVENDTQQLTGKVEGVLGRLDDYAGQLSSSGESSLKDAYSSLEGLQSDVQEIRKNWPDMSQKNPELDAIVNEVEVMAVTEQMKFNRGDYI; encoded by the coding sequence ATGATGAAGATTCGTTCAGATCAGGTTGATGCCCTGCAACAGCAGGAACAGGGCAATAAGACCAAAAAGGTAAAGGGAGCATCCTTCGGGGAATTCCTTGATCAGGAAGTGGAACAGACTCAGGCTTCGGCAAGTCAGACCGCAACCTCTGTTCCGGGTCTTCAGGCCATTAATCCGTTGCTGAATCTTAACATGGTTGAAAATGTCAAGTCTGTTGAGAATGATACACAGCAACTGACCGGCAAAGTGGAGGGTGTTCTGGGTCGCCTTGATGATTATGCAGGGCAGTTATCATCCTCCGGTGAGTCAAGCCTCAAAGATGCGTACAGTTCTCTTGAAGGTCTGCAAAGCGATGTTCAGGAGATCAGAAAAAACTGGCCGGATATGAGCCAGAAAAATCCTGAACTGGACGCTATTGTCAATGAGGTTGAAGTTATGGCCGTGACCGAACAGATGAAATTTAACAGAGGTGATTACATTTAG
- a CDS encoding universal stress protein — protein MVEINKILCAVDFSEHSPVVAEYASTLAKTMGAEIICLYVAPSLDQYVGFHVPPSSIENFVGEIVTGADSTMDTFITENFSDVTVSGKVVTGYAAEEIIGMAQEEKVDMIIMGTHGRVGIDRMLFGSVAEKVVKTSKAPVLTVRPE, from the coding sequence ATGGTAGAAATAAACAAAATACTTTGTGCGGTGGATTTTTCAGAGCACAGCCCTGTTGTTGCAGAATACGCATCAACACTGGCCAAAACTATGGGAGCTGAAATAATTTGTCTCTACGTCGCTCCATCTCTTGATCAGTATGTAGGATTTCACGTCCCGCCGAGTTCTATTGAAAACTTTGTAGGAGAAATCGTTACCGGAGCTGATTCCACAATGGATACATTCATAACAGAGAATTTCAGCGATGTAACAGTCAGCGGCAAAGTTGTCACAGGCTACGCAGCCGAAGAAATCATCGGCATGGCTCAGGAAGAAAAGGTTGATATGATTATTATGGGAACGCACGGCAGAGTTGGCATTGACCGCATGCTGTTCGGTTCAGTAGCCGAAAAAGTTGTTAAAACTTCCAAGGCTCCTGTTCTGACTGTCCGTCCTGAATAA
- the hisC gene encoding histidinol-phosphate transaminase, whose protein sequence is MSTVTVRPEVMATKPYAPGLTIEEIKEKYGLDTVIKLASNENPLGTSPIVQKTVAKHAANIFRYPQNGNPRLNKAISEKIGVDEKCIISGNGSDEIIDLIIRVKAQPGRDEVITYESCFSMYSLMSRLCGIKFKQLQRNENFKQPVLEIARAATENTAAVFITSPDNPTGLAVSVDEIRQAAEIMPSETIFVVDEAYIDFASPAEKYNMIPLLREFPNLVLTRTFSKAYGLAGLRVGYGIMHEDLADYITRARAPFTVNLIAEEAAIAALNDDIFYNETLKVVKEGKQQITDGLEKLGCKVLPSQSNFVMFTPPCSAQKLFEELLKKGVIVRYLKSFGYSDYIRVNMGTARENDVFLKQAAEIING, encoded by the coding sequence ATGTCTACAGTTACTGTTCGGCCTGAAGTTATGGCAACCAAACCATACGCTCCGGGACTGACTATTGAAGAAATTAAAGAAAAATACGGTCTTGATACCGTAATCAAACTGGCCAGCAATGAAAATCCTCTTGGAACATCACCTATTGTCCAGAAGACTGTAGCCAAACATGCGGCCAATATATTCAGATATCCACAGAACGGAAATCCACGCCTGAACAAGGCGATCTCCGAAAAAATCGGTGTGGATGAAAAATGTATTATATCCGGTAACGGATCAGATGAAATAATCGACCTGATTATCAGAGTTAAGGCCCAACCGGGAAGAGACGAAGTCATCACCTATGAATCATGCTTCAGCATGTACAGCCTGATGTCCAGACTCTGTGGAATCAAGTTTAAGCAGCTGCAACGCAACGAGAACTTTAAACAACCGGTTCTTGAAATTGCCAGAGCTGCAACAGAAAACACAGCCGCAGTATTCATAACAAGCCCGGATAATCCCACCGGACTAGCCGTAAGCGTTGATGAAATCAGGCAGGCCGCCGAAATAATGCCCAGCGAAACAATTTTTGTTGTAGATGAAGCCTATATAGATTTTGCTTCCCCTGCAGAAAAATACAACATGATCCCTCTACTCAGGGAATTTCCTAATCTGGTACTGACCAGAACCTTTTCAAAGGCCTACGGACTGGCCGGACTGCGTGTAGGTTACGGGATTATGCATGAAGATCTTGCCGACTATATAACCAGAGCCAGAGCTCCATTTACTGTCAACCTCATTGCCGAAGAAGCCGCGATTGCAGCTCTGAATGACGACATTTTTTATAATGAAACTCTGAAAGTGGTTAAAGAAGGAAAACAGCAGATTACCGACGGCCTTGAAAAATTAGGATGCAAGGTACTCCCCTCGCAGTCGAACTTTGTAATGTTCACTCCACCCTGTTCTGCTCAAAAGCTGTTTGAAGAACTGCTTAAAAAAGGCGTAATAGTCCGTTACCTTAAAAGCTTCGGCTATAGTGACTACATCCGTGTAAACATGGGAACAGCCCGTGAGAATGATGTTTTCCTGAAGCAGGCTGCGGAGATCATCAATGGCTGA